A single region of the Massilia sp. erpn genome encodes:
- a CDS encoding response regulator: MKILLVEDDLGLGNGIRNALAEQDMDIVWVRSRQDARQQLAAHRFGLLLLDLALPDGDGLGLLRELRGVRDGLPVLILTARDALHDRLIGLDSGADDYLVKPFALAELQSRIRALARRSYGANSDSLTLRGLHINLSSHRVTLEGKDLDLSRSEYVLLTALARRCDRVLTRSTLEQELHQAGSASDSNVLDVHISNLRRKLGSGFIRTVRGIGYVVDREPLQAAGQRTA; this comes from the coding sequence ATGAAAATACTGCTCGTCGAGGACGATCTGGGACTGGGGAACGGCATCCGCAACGCGCTGGCGGAACAGGACATGGATATTGTCTGGGTACGCTCGCGGCAGGACGCCCGCCAGCAGCTGGCCGCGCACCGTTTCGGCCTGCTGCTGCTCGATCTGGCCCTGCCCGACGGCGACGGCCTGGGCCTGCTGCGCGAACTGCGCGGCGTGCGGGATGGCTTGCCGGTGCTGATCCTGACCGCGCGCGACGCCCTGCACGACCGCCTGATCGGCCTCGATAGCGGCGCCGACGATTATCTGGTCAAACCCTTTGCGCTGGCCGAGCTGCAATCGCGCATCCGCGCCCTGGCGCGTCGCAGCTACGGGGCGAACAGCGATAGCCTGACCCTGCGCGGCCTGCACATCAACCTGTCCTCGCACCGCGTGACGCTGGAGGGCAAGGATCTGGACCTGTCGCGCAGCGAGTATGTGCTGCTGACGGCGCTGGCGCGGCGCTGCGACCGCGTGCTCACGCGCAGCACGCTGGAGCAGGAGCTGCACCAAGCCGGTTCGGCCAGCGACAGCAATGTGCTGGACGTGCATATCTCGAATCTGCGGCGCAAGCTGGGCAGCGGCTTTATCCGCACCGTGCGCGGCATCGGCTATGTGGTGGACCGCGAGCCGCTGCAGGCCGCCGGGCAGAGGACCGCGTGA
- a CDS encoding HAMP domain-containing sensor histidine kinase, with amino-acid sequence MKTRWRRLWQPSLAQRMLLAQLGLLSLLWLALCGYAIYDTVHQNEDLGFDQRYELALAAARNLSGDPVRQRDMLQHIDRINRGDGVQESNPSWQLLMEVWQDGKMVYASPELEQPIRGTQLGVTQQVQTGQRKWLARTVASPDGRFVVTLAQPADLASIYLTHSGLLLMPLLVCLPFMLLPAWISVRLALRPWRRVSAEIAERGPHDLTPLDYLPPHRELHPLVDNINRLLGRVRESARRERNFIADAAHEIRTPLAAMQVNIEAAIQRTPDTHLRALLDGSLLGVQRASHLVHQLLALMRSEAAGAARQQNPLPLHTLLQECCAMLAPLACQRGVELELQADGDVKISGDTEGMLSLFENLINNAIKYSPDGGLVRIAVHSDGVQAVITVSDEGPGVAPELYERLCERFFRVPGQRQGGSGLGLAIAAVTVARHEGRLRFGPANGGGLQVTTTLPLAA; translated from the coding sequence GTGAAAACGCGCTGGCGCCGTCTGTGGCAGCCTTCGCTGGCGCAGCGCATGCTGCTGGCGCAACTGGGCTTGCTATCCCTGCTCTGGCTGGCGTTGTGCGGCTACGCCATTTACGATACCGTGCACCAGAACGAAGACCTGGGCTTCGACCAGCGCTACGAGCTGGCGCTGGCGGCGGCGCGCAACCTGTCCGGCGATCCGGTGCGCCAGCGCGATATGCTGCAGCATATCGACCGCATCAACCGTGGCGACGGTGTACAGGAGTCCAATCCGAGCTGGCAGTTGCTGATGGAAGTCTGGCAGGATGGGAAGATGGTGTACGCCTCGCCGGAACTGGAACAGCCCATTCGCGGCACGCAGCTTGGGGTAACGCAGCAGGTGCAGACCGGCCAGCGCAAATGGCTGGCGCGCACCGTCGCCTCGCCCGATGGCCGTTTCGTGGTCACGCTGGCGCAGCCGGCCGACCTGGCCAGCATCTATCTGACCCATAGCGGCCTGCTGCTGATGCCACTGCTGGTCTGCCTGCCCTTCATGCTGCTGCCGGCCTGGATTTCGGTGCGGCTGGCGCTGCGGCCCTGGCGCAGGGTCAGCGCCGAAATCGCCGAACGCGGGCCGCACGACCTGACGCCGCTGGACTACCTGCCACCGCACCGCGAGCTGCATCCGCTGGTGGACAATATCAACCGCCTGCTGGGCCGCGTACGCGAAAGCGCGCGCCGCGAACGCAACTTCATCGCCGACGCAGCGCACGAAATCCGCACGCCGCTGGCGGCCATGCAGGTGAATATCGAAGCCGCCATCCAGCGCACGCCGGATACCCATCTGCGCGCCCTGCTCGACGGCAGCCTGCTGGGCGTGCAGCGTGCCAGCCACCTGGTGCACCAGCTGCTTGCGTTGATGCGCAGCGAAGCCGCCGGCGCCGCCCGGCAGCAAAATCCCCTGCCGCTGCACACGCTGCTGCAGGAGTGCTGCGCCATGCTGGCGCCGCTGGCCTGCCAGCGCGGCGTGGAACTGGAACTGCAGGCCGATGGCGATGTGAAGATCAGCGGCGACACCGAAGGCATGCTGTCGCTGTTCGAAAATCTGATCAACAACGCCATCAAATACAGCCCGGACGGCGGCCTGGTACGCATCGCCGTGCACAGCGATGGCGTCCAGGCCGTGATCACCGTCAGCGACGAAGGACCGGGCGTGGCGCCGGAACTGTATGAGCGCCTGTGCGAACGCTTCTTCCGCGTGCCAGGCCAGCGCCAGGGCGGCAGCGGCCTGGGATTGGCCATCGCCGCCGTCACCGTGGCCCGCCACGAAGGCCGCCTGCGCTTCGGACCCGCCAACGGCGGCGGCCTGCAAGTGACGACCACCCTGCCGCTGGCGGCTTAA